The sequence below is a genomic window from Candidatus Eisenbacteria bacterium.
AGTCGGTCGCGAACTTCATCGGTGCCAAGCCGATCGCTCTGCCATTGAGGCCCGAGAACGACTTCGACCTCGACGTCGCCGACCTCGAGAAGAAGATCACCTCGCGCACCAAGTTGCTGGTGCTCAACTCGCCGCACAATCCGACCGGCGCGGTGCTCAAGCCCGAGACCGTCGAAGCGATCGCCGCAATCGCCCGCAAACACTCGTTCGCGATCCTGTCCGACGAGATCTACGCACGCATCCAGTACGAGGGTAGGCATCTCTCGATCGCCTCGCTGCCCGGCATGGCCGAGCGCACCATCGTGCTCGACGGCTTCTCGAAGACTTACTCCATGACGGGCTGGCGCCTCGGCTTCGGCATCATGGAGAAGTCGCTCGCGAAGCACGTCGCGCGACTCATGACGAACTCGAACTCCTGCACCGCGACGTTCGTGCAGAAGGCGGGGCTCGTGGCGCTCACCGGCCCGCAGGACGAGGCGCACGCAATGGTCGAGGAATTCCGGGTGCGACGTGACGCGTTCGTGATCGGGCTCAACCGGCTGCCGGGGGTCAAGTGCTTCAATCCGCAGGGTGCGTTCTACGTGTTCCCGGACATCCGCGGCACCGGAATGAAGAGCAAGGAACTGGCGGACATGATGCTGCAGGATGCGGGAGTGGCATGCCTGTCCGGGGCTTCGTTCGGATCGCACGGCGAGGGCTTCATCCGCTTCTCGACCGCGAATTCGCTGGCCAACATCCAGATCGCGCTCCAGCAGATGGACGAATTGTTGCGCACGCGCGTGAAGGCCTAGCGTCGGGTGTCGGGCGGGCGACGGCGCGTCGCGTCGCCGCCCGCCGCCGGCTTCGCGACCGCACATGAATTCGCCCTCCCGCCTGACGGCGCTCGCGCTGTTCGTCGCGTTCTTCCTGATCTACCTCGTGACGGCGGCGCCTTCGGTGATGTTCGGCGACAGCGCGGAGATGCAGATCGTCGGGCTCACCGACGGCATTCCTCACGGCACCGGTTACCCGACGTTCGTCCTGCTCGCACGGTTGTTCGCGCCGCTGCCGGGCATCGATCCCGCGTTTCGAATCACGCTCATCAGTGTGATGTGCGGCGCCGTTTCGGTGTCGCTCGCGTTCGCGGTCATGCGCACGCTCGGAATTCGCCTCGCGGCGGCCGCGATCGCGGCCGGCGTCTACGGCCTGAGCTTCACGTTCTGGCGCGCCGCGCAGCGCCCCGAGGTCTACACGCTCGGTGTGGCCATGGCGCTGCTCGCGTTGTGGAGCGGCATCGTGGCGCTGCGGACGGGACGCACGCCCCACCTGCTGCTCGCCGCTTTCCTGCTCGGCCTCACGCTCACCGGGCATCTGAGCTTCGGCGCGCCGGCTTCGATCCTGGGTCTCGCGCTCGCGTGGCGCGCGCTGCGGGGGAGGCCCCGCGGCCTCCTGCGACTCGCCACCCTGGCGTTCGCATGGGTGCTCGGCATCGCGCCCTACTCCTACCTGGTGTGGCTCGATCACCAGCCGCGTCCTTACAACCACTTTCACATGATCCAGATCGTCGCGAACCCGCTGAATCACCCCGATCCGAACTTCGACACCTCATGGAAGCGCGTGAAGTGGCTGGTGCTGGGACGCAACAACTATCCGTCGCCGCCGCTCGACCTCGATCCGCGCTCGATCGCCCGGCGGGTGCTCGAGTCGATTGCGAAGCTGACGTTGTTCGAGCTCGGCCCGCTGGTGGTGGTGTGGATGGCGGTCGGCGTCGTGGCGCTGCTGCGCCGCCCGCCGCCGGCGACGCTCGCGGTCGCGCTCGCGTTCGCAGTGGCGCTCGCCTTCGCCGCGGTGGTCGGGGCGGGACCGGTGCTGCTGCTGGTCCTCATGCCGCTCACGCTGATGGCGATGTTGCTGGCGGGATTCGGACTCGATGCGGCGCTCGGACGCTTCGAGGCGATCGCGTCCGCACGCCGTGCATTCGCGTTGGTCGTCGTGGGAGTGGCGATCGCGCTGCTCGCGGCTCCCGCGCACCTGACTCGCGTGTACGCCGACGTGCACCCGATCGGGCCGTGGCGGTTTCGCATGACCGAGGAGTCGTTCGATGCCTATCCGCGGCCGGGTCTGATTCCGTCCATGCACGACCTCGTCGAACCGGGGCGTTTCGGGCGTGATCTCCTGTCGAAGGCGCCGGCCGACGCGTTGGTGAGTGCTTACTGGGGCGAGTTCATGAACCTGACCTACCTGCAGGTGGTCGAACACCGGCGCCCCGATCTGACGCTCGAGCCGCAGAGCCCCGAGGGACTCGCCGTTCGCATCGCCCAATGGCAGGCCGCCCACCCGATCGACTCGCACCCGCTGGTGTTCGCGAGTTATCCGGCTTCGCTCGCCGATCACACGCTGGCGCTCGACTCGCTGCAGCTCGAGGGCGGTCGCTGGATCTACGTGCAACGGACTCCGATGGTGCCCCGCTCGCCACGGCGGTGACGCTCAGGAGCCGGAGTTCACGCCGTGGCG
It includes:
- a CDS encoding pyridoxal phosphate-dependent aminotransferase, which produces MEFAQRMSRMGTETAFEVLLRAQALEAQGRRIVHLEIGEPDFDTPRYIRQAAAEALEAGFTHYGPSAGLAEFRKVIAEIWSRERGIPCDADNVVVTPGAKPIMFFAMLALLEEGDEVLYPNPGFPIYESVANFIGAKPIALPLRPENDFDLDVADLEKKITSRTKLLVLNSPHNPTGAVLKPETVEAIAAIARKHSFAILSDEIYARIQYEGRHLSIASLPGMAERTIVLDGFSKTYSMTGWRLGFGIMEKSLAKHVARLMTNSNSCTATFVQKAGLVALTGPQDEAHAMVEEFRVRRDAFVIGLNRLPGVKCFNPQGAFYVFPDIRGTGMKSKELADMMLQDAGVACLSGASFGSHGEGFIRFSTANSLANIQIALQQMDELLRTRVKA
- a CDS encoding DUF2723 domain-containing protein yields the protein MNSPSRLTALALFVAFFLIYLVTAAPSVMFGDSAEMQIVGLTDGIPHGTGYPTFVLLARLFAPLPGIDPAFRITLISVMCGAVSVSLAFAVMRTLGIRLAAAAIAAGVYGLSFTFWRAAQRPEVYTLGVAMALLALWSGIVALRTGRTPHLLLAAFLLGLTLTGHLSFGAPASILGLALAWRALRGRPRGLLRLATLAFAWVLGIAPYSYLVWLDHQPRPYNHFHMIQIVANPLNHPDPNFDTSWKRVKWLVLGRNNYPSPPLDLDPRSIARRVLESIAKLTLFELGPLVVVWMAVGVVALLRRPPPATLAVALAFAVALAFAAVVGAGPVLLLVLMPLTLMAMLLAGFGLDAALGRFEAIASARRAFALVVVGVAIALLAAPAHLTRVYADVHPIGPWRFRMTEESFDAYPRPGLIPSMHDLVEPGRFGRDLLSKAPADALVSAYWGEFMNLTYLQVVEHRRPDLTLEPQSPEGLAVRIAQWQAAHPIDSHPLVFASYPASLADHTLALDSLQLEGGRWIYVQRTPMVPRSPRR